One window of the Runella slithyformis DSM 19594 genome contains the following:
- the rpsU gene encoding 30S ribosomal protein S21: MLLVQIKENESIDKALKRFKKKFEKTGVLKELRSRSAFEKKSVKRRQQVIHASYVQKMREGEEL; encoded by the coding sequence ATGCTCCTCGTACAAATCAAAGAAAACGAATCAATTGACAAGGCATTAAAACGTTTCAAGAAGAAATTTGAAAAGACCGGAGTTTTGAAAGAATTGCGTTCACGCTCTGCTTTCGAGAAAAAATCCGTAAAACGTCGCCAACAAGTGATTCATGCCTCTTACGTGCAAAAAATGCGCGAAGGCGAAGAATTATAA
- a CDS encoding YciI family protein, translating into MLYVIHAYDFTDEQAHHRRMAVRERHIAGAKLLKSNGNFVLGGALLDLDGKMIGSMMLVDFEEEAQLHHWLENDPYVTGNVWDKIDVKPFKMANI; encoded by the coding sequence ATGCTTTACGTAATTCATGCTTACGACTTTACGGACGAACAGGCCCACCACCGTCGAATGGCGGTTAGAGAACGTCACATAGCCGGCGCTAAACTCTTGAAATCCAACGGAAATTTTGTTTTGGGAGGCGCATTACTGGACCTTGACGGTAAGATGATCGGATCAATGATGCTGGTCGATTTTGAAGAAGAAGCCCAATTGCACCATTGGCTTGAGAATGACCCGTACGTGACCGGCAATGTATGGGATAAAATTGATGTAAAGCCCTTTAAAATGGCAAACATCTAG
- the ftsH gene encoding ATP-dependent zinc metalloprotease FtsH yields MSENNGNPLNSNNRNPRRSGYQGWIIAALVLAILGITFFSKNTAVRPITQKKFEKMVQAHEVQSIVIVNNEFVEVTLTPKAMEDPKYRALFADKPYFGNTGPQFQFEVTSADKFLDDFQKLKPDSDSIDYDFDRRSDWTGFLSTWGFLIIMILAMYFLLGRMTGGGGPGGQIFNIGRSRATLFDAENKVKITFSDVAGLEEAKEEIKEIVDYLKSPGKFTKLGAKIPKGALLVGPPGTGKTLIAKAVAGEAGVPFFSLSGSDFVEMFVGVGAARVRDLFKQAKEKAPCIIFIDEIDAVGRSRGRGAMPGANDERENTLNSLLVEMDGFATDSGIIIMAATNRPDVLDPALLRPGRFDRQISVDKPDIIGREAIFKVHLKPIKLSPDVDPKKLAAQTPGFAGAEIANVCNEAALIAARRDREEVTMQDFQDAMDRVIGGLEKKNKLISPDEKKIVAYHEAGHAVAGWFLEHADPLVKVTIVPRGVAALGYAQYLPREQYLYRTEQLMDEMCMTLGGRAAEDVVFGKVSTGALSDLERVTKLAHSMVTVYGLNDKIGNMSYYDSKQSEYSFNKPYSEETARMIDEEMRKIIAQAYDRCHALLSEHREALEVIAKELLEKEILFQSDLERLIGKRPFERETVYQAYMNTENSNDLIKEENQEEATSETEVK; encoded by the coding sequence ATGTCCGAAAACAATGGAAATCCGCTAAACTCCAATAACCGCAATCCACGCCGTTCCGGGTATCAGGGGTGGATTATTGCGGCATTGGTGTTAGCAATTTTGGGGATTACCTTCTTCAGTAAGAATACTGCGGTAAGGCCCATTACCCAAAAGAAATTTGAGAAGATGGTTCAGGCACATGAAGTGCAAAGTATCGTCATTGTCAATAATGAATTTGTAGAGGTTACGCTTACTCCAAAAGCAATGGAGGACCCGAAATACCGCGCTCTTTTCGCTGATAAGCCCTATTTTGGAAATACAGGCCCTCAGTTTCAATTTGAGGTTACTTCGGCGGATAAATTTTTGGATGATTTCCAAAAACTCAAGCCCGACAGCGATTCCATCGACTACGATTTTGATCGCAGAAGTGACTGGACCGGCTTCCTGAGTACTTGGGGCTTCCTGATCATCATGATTTTGGCCATGTATTTTTTACTGGGCCGAATGACGGGCGGCGGTGGGCCGGGCGGTCAGATTTTCAACATCGGTCGTTCACGTGCTACCCTTTTTGATGCCGAAAATAAAGTCAAAATCACGTTCAGTGATGTGGCCGGCCTGGAAGAAGCCAAAGAAGAGATCAAAGAGATTGTAGATTACCTCAAAAGCCCCGGCAAGTTTACCAAGCTTGGCGCGAAGATACCCAAAGGCGCGCTTTTGGTAGGCCCTCCCGGAACCGGTAAAACCCTGATTGCCAAAGCCGTTGCCGGTGAAGCCGGTGTACCGTTCTTCTCGCTTTCAGGCTCTGACTTTGTGGAAATGTTTGTGGGGGTCGGTGCCGCTCGGGTACGTGATCTGTTCAAGCAGGCCAAAGAAAAAGCACCGTGTATCATCTTTATTGATGAGATCGATGCCGTAGGTCGTTCACGGGGCCGGGGCGCTATGCCCGGTGCCAACGACGAGCGCGAAAATACCCTGAACTCCCTGCTGGTAGAAATGGACGGTTTTGCAACCGATTCAGGCATTATCATCATGGCTGCGACCAACCGTCCGGATGTATTGGACCCTGCGCTGTTGCGTCCCGGTCGCTTTGACCGTCAGATCTCGGTCGACAAACCGGATATCATCGGACGTGAGGCTATTTTCAAAGTACACTTAAAGCCCATTAAGCTTTCTCCCGACGTAGATCCTAAAAAACTGGCCGCACAAACGCCCGGTTTTGCGGGGGCTGAAATTGCCAACGTCTGTAACGAAGCGGCACTGATCGCCGCCCGCCGTGACCGGGAAGAGGTAACCATGCAGGATTTTCAGGATGCCATGGACCGGGTAATCGGTGGTTTGGAGAAAAAGAACAAACTTATTTCACCCGATGAAAAGAAAATCGTTGCCTATCATGAAGCAGGTCACGCAGTAGCAGGATGGTTCCTGGAGCATGCAGATCCCTTGGTGAAAGTCACGATCGTACCTCGCGGTGTAGCCGCCTTAGGATACGCCCAGTACCTGCCGCGTGAGCAGTATCTCTACCGTACCGAGCAACTCATGGATGAAATGTGCATGACGTTGGGAGGCCGGGCGGCCGAAGATGTCGTTTTCGGTAAAGTTTCTACCGGCGCACTCAGCGACTTGGAGCGGGTAACGAAATTGGCGCACAGCATGGTGACAGTCTACGGTCTGAACGACAAAATCGGCAACATGTCTTACTACGATTCCAAGCAGTCGGAGTATTCGTTTAACAAGCCGTATTCGGAAGAAACCGCTCGCATGATCGATGAAGAAATGCGTAAAATCATTGCTCAGGCGTATGATCGCTGTCATGCCCTGCTTTCTGAGCACCGCGAAGCATTGGAAGTGATCGCCAAAGAATTGTTGGAAAAAGAAATTCTGTTCCAAAGTGACTTGGAACGTTTGATCGGGAAACGACCTTTTGAACGGGAAACTGTCTATCAGGCATACATGAATACTGAAAACAGCAACGATTTGATCAAAGAAGAAAACCAAGAAGAAGCGACCAGCGAAACTGAGGTAAAATAA
- the rsfS gene encoding ribosome silencing factor: MKQRKSNVISSEELCRLVVKGMQEKKAVDIVVMDLREIKNSITDFFVICTGNSDTQVDAIADSVEDEVQKITNSLPWQREGREAKEWILIDYVDVVVHVFKKERREFYGLEQLWGDATVTYVEEEFA, from the coding sequence ATGAAACAACGCAAATCGAACGTTATATCTTCAGAGGAACTGTGCCGGCTGGTTGTAAAGGGAATGCAGGAAAAAAAAGCAGTGGATATCGTAGTGATGGACCTGCGCGAAATAAAAAACTCCATAACCGACTTCTTTGTTATTTGTACGGGTAACTCCGACACCCAAGTAGACGCTATCGCTGACTCCGTCGAGGATGAAGTACAAAAAATCACCAATTCATTGCCCTGGCAGCGAGAGGGGCGTGAAGCCAAAGAATGGATTTTGATTGATTATGTGGATGTTGTTGTTCACGTTTTCAAGAAAGAACGCCGCGAATTTTACGGACTTGAGCAACTCTGGGGAGATGCAACAGTTACATATGTTGAAGAGGAATTTGCTTAA
- a CDS encoding biotin--[acetyl-CoA-carboxylase] ligase has protein sequence MYKSKPKTLFIGKKIHYLPSCQSTNDEAADLLRQGRALEGMVVITDHQTAGRGQRGNRWFSKPGENFTLSVVLCPRFLTANEQFRLNIAISLGVFDFLAPYFDSSLTIKWPNDLYIKNQKLGGILIENILQGGRVESSVIGIGLNINQLDFEEGRATSLRLATGKEYAPDELLPELLSSIEKNYLLLRNRKYDLLKTRYLQHIFRYQEPHLFQRRGEEVEGIIIGVAETGHLAVQINNKLEYFDFKEISYVF, from the coding sequence TTGTACAAAAGTAAGCCCAAAACCCTATTTATTGGAAAAAAAATACATTATCTGCCATCTTGTCAGTCGACGAACGACGAAGCGGCTGATTTACTGCGCCAAGGCCGGGCCTTGGAAGGGATGGTTGTCATAACTGATCATCAAACGGCAGGCCGCGGACAAAGAGGTAATCGATGGTTTTCAAAACCCGGAGAGAATTTTACGTTGTCCGTGGTCTTATGTCCGCGCTTTTTAACGGCAAACGAACAGTTTCGCTTAAACATTGCAATATCTTTAGGAGTCTTTGATTTTTTAGCCCCTTATTTCGATTCTTCTTTGACCATCAAATGGCCTAATGACCTATACATAAAAAATCAAAAGCTGGGAGGAATACTGATCGAAAATATACTACAGGGGGGCCGAGTTGAAAGTTCAGTTATCGGTATAGGTTTGAATATCAATCAATTGGATTTTGAAGAAGGCAGGGCTACCTCACTCCGATTGGCCACCGGAAAAGAGTATGCGCCGGATGAGCTTCTGCCTGAGTTGCTGTCGTCGATTGAAAAAAACTATCTTTTGCTGAGAAACCGGAAGTATGACCTTCTGAAAACACGTTATTTGCAGCATATTTTTCGTTATCAGGAGCCGCATCTCTTTCAACGCAGAGGGGAAGAAGTCGAGGGGATTATTATAGGCGTGGCCGAAACGGGGCATTTGGCCGTTCAGATCAATAATAAATTAGAATATTTTGATTTTAAGGAAATCAGTTATGTGTTTTAA
- the gldD gene encoding gliding motility lipoprotein GldD, producing MCFNQVRFAVDNGEQKTENGERGVGKATKIEKGFIGTFFLYLLPLYLLVSSCNSATPDYVPKPKGYPRMDLPPQTYQLLKEDHPYSFEYSKSAVILPDTFRMAEPHWIFVAYPTLNASIQLTYKPVQNSLQRLSGFINDAYRLAGKHQVRATGMRERVIRTKSGQTAVVFDLSGDVPSYTQFFTTDSTAHYLRGALYFTVADKQDSLQPAIDYLKKDVMHLLNTLKWKK from the coding sequence ATGTGTTTTAATCAAGTGAGGTTTGCCGTTGATAACGGAGAACAGAAAACGGAAAACGGGGAAAGAGGTGTTGGAAAAGCTACAAAAATAGAGAAAGGCTTCATCGGAACTTTCTTCTTGTACCTTTTACCTTTATACCTATTGGTGAGTTCCTGCAATTCTGCCACTCCTGATTATGTCCCCAAACCCAAAGGTTATCCCCGGATGGATTTGCCTCCGCAGACCTATCAGTTACTCAAAGAAGACCACCCGTATTCGTTTGAATATTCCAAAAGCGCCGTGATTTTACCCGACACGTTCAGAATGGCCGAACCGCACTGGATCTTTGTGGCTTATCCGACATTGAATGCCAGTATTCAATTAACGTATAAACCGGTACAAAACAGTTTGCAGCGCCTGTCGGGTTTCATAAATGATGCCTACCGCCTCGCAGGAAAACACCAGGTCCGAGCTACCGGCATGCGTGAGCGGGTCATCAGGACGAAATCAGGACAGACGGCGGTGGTGTTTGATCTGTCAGGCGATGTACCGAGTTATACGCAATTTTTTACAACCGATTCTACCGCGCATTATCTTCGTGGGGCGCTGTATTTTACGGTAGCTGATAAACAGGATTCGCTGCAACCGGCCATTGATTATCTCAAAAAAGATGTGATGCACCTGCTTAATACCCTGAAGTGGAAAAAATAA
- a CDS encoding geranylgeranylglycerol-phosphate geranylgeranyltransferase, which produces MIDPLISHLSLKKRLTIKDVALGFVRLIRWPNLLIIAVTQYMARIFLIGPTHDWRSVFSEPAIFFITLSTVLIAAAGYIINDYFDIKIDLINKPERVIIGRYLKRRVAMGSHQVLSVMGCLLGLWVGKWIFVISVLSVTLLWFYASYFKKRPFIGNLIVSLLTALSLLILAVYYPQNRNLVLLYALFAFGITLIREIIKDMEDVRGDVSHGCRTLPIVWGIARTKLFLYALIGLFIPFLFVAAHWLNNPKLGWMFVGLAILISWLVYRLVYADTKREFGALSSLCKIITLVGMVSMVWIVF; this is translated from the coding sequence ATGATTGATCCATTGATATCCCATCTCTCCTTGAAAAAACGACTGACCATAAAAGATGTAGCGCTTGGATTTGTGAGGCTCATTCGCTGGCCCAACCTCCTGATCATTGCTGTGACCCAGTACATGGCACGCATTTTTCTGATTGGCCCTACCCACGATTGGCGCTCGGTATTCAGCGAGCCTGCTATTTTCTTCATTACACTTTCTACGGTACTCATCGCAGCAGCGGGGTACATTATCAACGATTACTTTGACATCAAGATAGATCTTATTAATAAACCCGAACGAGTCATCATCGGTCGCTACCTCAAGCGTCGGGTTGCCATGGGGTCGCATCAGGTATTGAGCGTCATGGGCTGTCTTTTGGGGTTGTGGGTTGGCAAATGGATTTTTGTGATCAGTGTACTGTCTGTGACGCTGCTTTGGTTTTACGCCTCTTATTTCAAAAAGCGCCCCTTCATCGGCAATCTGATCGTATCACTGCTGACAGCCCTTTCGCTGCTTATTCTGGCCGTCTACTATCCCCAAAACCGCAATTTGGTACTTCTCTACGCCCTTTTTGCCTTTGGTATCACACTCATCCGAGAAATCATCAAAGACATGGAAGACGTGCGGGGCGATGTATCGCACGGGTGCCGTACCCTGCCGATCGTTTGGGGAATAGCGCGGACCAAACTCTTTCTCTATGCGCTTATCGGCTTGTTCATCCCTTTTCTTTTTGTCGCGGCTCATTGGCTCAATAATCCAAAGCTCGGATGGATGTTTGTCGGATTGGCCATTTTGATCAGTTGGCTGGTCTACCGGCTAGTGTATGCGGATACAAAACGGGAATTCGGGGCATTGAGCAGTTTATGCAAAATCATCACGTTGGTTGGCATGGTCAGTATGGTATGGATCGTTTTTTAA